Genomic segment of Pongo pygmaeus isolate AG05252 chromosome 1, NHGRI_mPonPyg2-v2.0_pri, whole genome shotgun sequence:
CATTGAAAACTTTTGACTAAGGCCATGCAAACTCCCTGCACtaggggaaaaagaataaaattatttccctGTTGGGTAAATCATTTAACAGAGAGTAAAGGATGCTGTGAGATTATCTAAAGCTGAAATAAAGTTTCTTTGTGGAATAAGCCATTAATCTATGTTAAGGGTTAAGGATCAGAAAACGAAAGATTAATACTCATTGGTAACAGAAACAGGCCACATAGATGGCAAACTCCCtaaaagagaaagacagtaaaaAGTTACTTATTGGTACCTGCCAAAAATGGAATTCTCTGAACTTCTCTTTCTTCCAGAGAAGTTTCAGCTTTTTGCCCTGAGCCACTTTGCAATCATCCATCACGTCCTGACAGCCTCAGTGGACTCCCTGACAGAGATCACCAGCTGCTTCTGGAGCATTAAGACCCATTCTCTCACCTGCTTAAGTTTTAATGCTGCCTGGACAGAGGGTCTATTCTCCATCTGCTGGGCCAGTCTTCTGTTTCTGGCACTGGCTAGCTGCTGTTGTTGCTGCATCGAAGCCCGAATATTCACTGGCGTCGGCTGTTTGTTCTTCAGCATATTAGTAAAGCTTCAAGGTCGAACAAAATGGATGTTTAAATAAAAGCTTTATTACAAACATTTATTGGCATTTTCATGGCTTGCTAGACCAGGAGCTCCAGATCCCACGAACTTTTAAGTAAAGTGGTACGCTTAGATCAAGGCTGATGTGGGTTAAAGACTCCTCTGTTTCCACAAACTTGCAAGAATCAGAAACTTAGAAATGCAGCTAAGTGCAGCACATTCAACCAAAAGTGATAACAAGGGCTCAGGTAACGGCTTTTAGAGAGGTGGAAGGTATGAAAAACACGCAATAAGCAGATATGACAAGAGACAGAAGATATAGTTTCAAAGACAAACAAAGAAAGCCTAAACCTTGGGGGATCCGAGGTGCATTCTAAGGCCAAATATGAGGAAGGATGAGAGCACCTTCAAAGCTCACAGCAATTAACATACTCTCGTAAATTACAGGActgtatcacattttaaaatatatgtcacTAACATGCAAACACAAACATTATGCAAACATAAATAATTAGCTTATCATAGCCAAAGAGATAAGGAGAGAAGCACATAAGCCTCAGAAGAGGCAAAAATAGGCATTAAGTAAATTTCAGTGGTCAAAAGTCAACTTAATGAAATCACTGATcaaaggcattcttttttttgaaacagagcctcactctgtcctctgttgccctggctggagtgcagtggcgggatcttggctcaatgcaacctccgcctcatgggttcaagtgattctcctatctcagcctcctgagtagctgggattacaggcacacgccactacacccagctaatttttccatttttagtagagacggggtttcaccatgttggtcaggctggtctcgaactcctgaccttgtaatccgcccgcctcggcctcccaaagtgctgggattacaggcatgagccaccgtgcccaaccaaaGGCACTCTTAATGAACAAAGTTGTCAGAGATAGAAACTGCCTTTAAATATCTTTACTTTTCTTAGTCTCAAATCATCACTTTTTCTAACTCCAAGTAGTTACTTTTCAAAGTTAGATTAGTTTGATCATTTATGAGCCTGTGAAGAGACTCATTATTTCTGTCAAggaagtataatggaatggaagagaagaaCACTTAACTGTAAAAGaatccaaaacaaaaccaaactaaaagcagaatggaaagtgaaatggagcaAAGCGAGTGCCTCTTACAAGGCCCAAGAATGACATTCAAGGGCCTTTGGACATATTCATGGCTTGCTACCTGCCTCTTACAGGCCAGACACAACACTGCTGGCCTTGGACTGGGCAGCAAGCCTACTGTAGCCAGGGTACCATGCTACCGTGCTGCACGACCCCTGtatcaatgtaaaaaaatgtgaaaagggaaAGTGTTAGGAGTCTTTTAAAATACATCCCACCAAATAAATACTTCAGACAGCTTAACATAAAAGTCTACTGATAAGGGGTTTTCAAACAACCGCCCAATTTGTTTTGTGTACCACATGAGATGCAACTAAGAACAGAGGTCTGTAGCCTTCTGTTGGTATTTAGCTTAAAATTGGCTTTGTGCATTGGACCCCAGGGCCAAGTTAAGTAATGTTTTCTTAGGAAGGAGTTGAAGTTGCTGTTGGCTGCCTCACCGCTCATTTAGAGACATCTTGGTGGTGCTTTTTAGCACAACTTTCGGCGCTGACTGTGCAGCCATCTTCAAATCCCGAGAATCTACAAAGGACAATACGTAAAATGAGCAAATCACAATAGTGACATCATTTCTATAAGTGGCAAGGCCCAAgccaacaataaataaaaatgccttaTCACTGACGACTAAAGAGCACATGAgggcacatttcaagtgcttaaatttcttttttttttttgagacagggtctcgctctgtcactcaggctggaacgcagtggccaCTGCAGCCGtaatctcctggcctcaaaggattttaccaccttggcctcccagtgttgggatcacaggcgtgagctgccacgcccagcaAAAATTCTTAAGTTTCTATGGCAATTACCTCAGATTATTATAACTTcaaggtggctgggtgtggtggttcactgCCTGTAACCCTAACACTTTAGGAGGGCAAGGGCACAGGAtggtttgaagccaggagttagagaccagcctgggcaacaaagcgagacccagtctctactaagaaaaaaaaaaataaaaaattagcggtgcatggtggccagcacctgttgtcctagctactcaggggagctgaggtgggcgaatGGCTAGAGCCCAAGGGTTGGAGGCTGCAaagagctgtgatcacgccactgcactccggcctgagaccccatctctttaaaacaaacaatcccaaacaaacaaacttcaAGGCCCACAAAATACCCAGGAATTTCTAAAAAACGGTAGCACCCAATCTAGCAACCAAAGTATggagtctggctttttttttttttgagacggagtctggctctgtcgcccaggctgaagtgcagaggcacgatctcggttcactgcaacctctgcctccccgttcaagcgattctcctgcttcagcctcctgagtagctgggactacaggcacgtgccaccatgcccggctaatttttttgtatttttagcagagacggggtttctccacgttggccagggtggtcttgaactcctgacctcacctgatccacccacctgggcctcccaaagtgctgggattacaggcgtgagccaccgcgccgggccgaGTTTGGCTTTTACTCTAGAGCAGTCGTTTTCAACCTTGACTACATATGACTTATCCAAGGAGCTTTTAAAACATAGGGCtggacaggccgggcgcggtggttcacgcctgtgatctcagcactttgggaggccaaggcgggcggaatgcttgagccctggagctcgagaccagcctggataacatggtaagaccccgttcctataaaatagaaaatacagatatCCGGGCCTAGATCAATTAAACCACAATCTCTGGTAATGAGGTTTGGAAATGAACCAATCGTGGGGTCGGGGGAAAGCTACCTAGGTGCTTCTAATGTGCAGCtaaagttgagaaccactgatctagagTGAAAATATaggcagggccgggcgcggtggctcacgcctgttttcccagcactttgggaggccgaggcgggcggatcacctgaggttgggagttcgagaccagcttgaccatcatggagaaatgtctctactaaaaatgcaaaattagccgggcgtggtggcgcatggctgtaatcccagctactcgggaagctgaggcaggagaatcgcttgaacccgggaggcggaagttgtagtgagctgagatcgtgccattgcactccagcccgggcaacaagagcgaaactccgtctcagaaaaaaaaacaacaacaaaaaaaaccccatataTATAGGCATGCCTAGTTTCAAAAGTGGCTTTCAACTCCAAAATCAAGCAGGGACTTTAACAAGAAACTGACGACCTGGGGGAGTAGGAAAGGTTTTCTAAATTCACCTGGGAATTAACTTGCAAAGAGCCCTCCATAAAACTTAACCCTAAAGCCGCCATTAATTTCCAACATTCCTCAAAGTCTTGTACTTCTTAATCTCCCTACCATCCTCAAAGCCCTGTCAAGACTTCCACTTTTGCTCAACCCGCCAAGTTTCCTTTTTATCCTATCAAACCCCAACCTCCATCAATCCCGCCACCAGGTTCCAGTTCAGCCCCTCCCCCGTCCCTTCGCAGGGGCTCCGCCTCCTCCCCCGGGCCTCCACGCTCCAACACCGTAGCTATgtgcacatgccaccaccccctTTCCGCGTCCGCCGGCCCCTTCCGCTCCCCAAGACCCCCCCCCCTTCTCACCACAGAAACTCACCGAAGGAAACAGACGCCAGTGTTCCTCCCGCGGCTGCCACCACGGCTCCGGCAGGCGGGCCGGGGACCGGCCGAACCTGAGTTGACGGTGGAGGGGCTCGGGTTAGCTAGATGGGCGGTTGGTTAGATGCGTAAGCGGTAGTATGCGAGTTCAGTTCGTTGTTGCTGGTTGGCTGTCTAGTCGGCCGATCCGTCTGCTCACCCGGCCTGCCCTTTCCTGCCTTTCGTCTGCAGCGGCCGCCAGCTCCGGCTCGGTGTCCAAAACAAAATGGCCGCCACGTCCAGTGCTTGTGGGACCGGCTAAAATGGCGTCTACGCCATTACGTCAGGTGTCAGATCCGCGCACGACTAGAGGGCGGGAAAGATTTGAGCTACGCCTGCGCAGAGATCAGAGGCGGAGCCTTAGGGCGAGGGCGGGGCTTCCAAGCAGTGCCCCGCCGCTAGGGGCGTGGCCAATGGCCCAGTTGTTGGGGCGTGCAGGGACTTCACGTTCCAGTAGTGGTTGCGCTGCAACCTCCTGGGGTAGTTATTAATGTGGGCCTTAGAGGGGATTTGGGTCCCGAATTCCCTCGCCCCTCCGTTCCCTAGCCAAGGTACACCGTCCAAAAATCTTTACGCGGACTTGCCTCGTCTTCTTCCGGACAATTGGGCCTGGGGAATTTGCACTGGTTTTCCTCTCATGGCCACTCGCCCAGTCTGAGAGTTGTGAAGTGCCGTAAATGCTCCAGCCAAGGCCCAGGAGGCCAGTATTGGGAGCACATTCCTCTCCCATCCTGCACCGGCCAACACCACCGCCCGTCCATGTtttcctcctcacttcctcccctccccaactTGGCCTAAATACTGTTTACTCCTTCTTGGGGTGGGGCACCTTTGCGTCCTCGATTGCGTTTCCATGTCCTCCCTCCACACCTGCCATCCGTGTTTATTTTGTTGCAGACCTACATAgggatttctcttttctctctctctgatttgttgttgttgttttgagacggggtctggctctgttgtccaggctggagtcagtggcgcaATCAAAcacggatcactgcagccttgacctcctgggctcaggtgatcctctcacctcagcctcccgactcctaggattataggcatgagctatgTTCCCTGTTCAATAagggatttttctctctttctttttttttctttttgcagatggagtctcgctgtgtcacccaggctggagtgcagtggtaccatctcggttcactgcaacctctgcctcccaggttcaagccattctcctgcctcagcctcctgagtagctggaattacaggcgcgtgccaccatgccccgctaattttagtatttttagtagagatggggtttcaccaggctggtctccaactcctgacctcaagtgatctgcccgcctctgtctcccaaagtgctgggactacagtcgtgagccactgtgcccggcctcaataAGGGATTTTTCTAATGACTGTGCACAATACAGTGTACATATGTTTGAGGAATGAGAGAATGACACATCTGCAACCCTTCCTCTGCCCCACTGGCACGTCAAGAccctttcattttccttcctgGCACTTGGGCGTGTgcgtgtgtttgtatgtgttcgtgtgtgtctgtgtgtaagtAATGGCCCAGCATCCTCACCCACGTGAGGGTAAGGATCGTGGTTATTTTGCTTAATGCTGGAGCCTCAGTTCCTACGCAGTTTACACATAGTACCACttaagtaaatgtttgttgattgaaAGAAGATTCTTTCGGCCgagcgcgggggctcacgcctgtaatctcagcactttgggaggccgaggtgggggtatcacgaggtcaggagatcgagaccatcctggccaacatggtgaaaccccgtctgtattaaaaatacaaaaaattagccgggcgtggtggcaggcgcctgtagtcccagctgctcgggaggctgaggcaggagaatcgcttgaacctgggaggcagaggttgcagtgagccgagatcatgccactgccctccagcctgggtgacagagccagactgtgtctccaaaaaaaaaaaggagattattTCTTCCTCTGGTTTTATAGCTGAGAAGCTGATGTCTCCTCGACTTCCAACTGGAACCTTGAACCCCCACATTCCTGGACCTTGAGCATTCCTCAAGTAGGAAGATGTAATGCACCTTGACCTCTTTCTAAATAAGACACTTCCCCAAATAAGGGGAGTTGAGAGTGAACAGTCTTCACGTCTCCACCCACTTCCAGATTCCAGAGGAGACAGACATCGGATGGCTGGTGAGAGAGAAGCCTTTAATGAAAGATGAGTTGCAGGCTTGGACCGCTACTCTTGCGCCCttgatgtgtgtgtgggtggggtggccagggGTGGGGTTATGGAGAGGGATAAGTGGGGTGAGGTGGAAGCAGGGGGAAGAGGCAGGTCTGGGAGGGTGGAGAGGAAGGGCGCTGCCCAATGTGGCTGTCTGCTCAACTGTTCTCCCAGAAGAAATTGTTACAGGCCACTGTGAGAGCAGCCACAAGCACCACATACTCCTGGAAGTCCACCTCCCCGTCTCCATTCTCGTCTAGCTCCTTCATCACCTTGTCCACAGCATCCACATCCTTCTGGGCCTGTggtgggagaagaggaagagggaggtgtATAGGAAGGGGTACAGTACAGAGTCAGAGGCAAGGGGGTGGTTGAGAAGCAGGAGGCAAAGATGAGCGAGAGGAACTGCACTGAATTATGGGACTCTTCTGGGCTTCCTCAAAACTCTTAAGGGCTCCTGTTGCCTACAGCATAAACTCTTTCACCTGGCAGAATGAATAATAATGACACCAGTTACCGTATGTTGAGTGCCTACAATAAAGCAAGCACTATACTAGGAGCTTTACAAGCACTGTCTAATTTAATTCTAATACAAATAATGTGAGGTATGTTTCACTATTTCCATTCTAGAGAAGAAACAAATTGGTAATCGGTGGTTAAATAAATATGCCCAAAGTCCCACAGCTAGAAAGTAGCagggctggaatttgaacccagtccAATAAAACCTCAAAACTGGTGCACTTTCTACCGTATCCTGAGGCTTCTTTACTTTGGGGCCCTGGTTAGCCTTTGCAGCCTACTTTTCTACATCCTTCATGCCAGTTGAATGAAACTACTGGCATGctccacatttttctttctcccgTGCTTTTGTTCATTCAGTTGCCTCCTCCTAAAATGTCTGCATTTACCCAGATAATCTTCCAATGGAAATCCATGGTTCAAGTGCCACCTCTTCAGGAAAGCCATCTGGCTTCAATCAGGTTAATAATCTCTCATAACCCTTTCTGGCACATCTGTTAAGGCTCTGTGTACTTCCTGGAGTGCATGGTTTACTTCTAAGTGTCAATCTTTCCCTTCTAAGTCTGTGAGTCTTATTATTGATGAATCTACACAGGGCCTAACACTTAACAGGTGATCAGTAAACCAGGGCGTTTTGACTTGACCCAGGAGGAGTAGGGGAGCCTGGAAAAACCCAGGAGAGAAGcctgggaaaggaaagaaggaggctAGGCTGagctggaggtggggtggggaaatAGCAAGAGGGTGCCCACCCCATTCCCCCAACCTtcacccactccactcccactccaccaCTCTATGCTCACATCCAGGAAGCCAGAGAGCTCCGTCTGCAGCAGCTCTTTCAGCTCCTTCTTGCTCAGCTTGTACTTGTCCCCCTCTTTGCCCGAGTGGGCGTGGAACACGTTGATGAGGGTCTCCATCGCCGTCTCCAGCTCAGAGCCCATTGCAGCAGTGCACCTACCCACCCCCATCATGGAAGTGAGCTGAGGACCAGGCCTGGGGTACCTGGGGTCTAGGTGACGGGAACCCTcaggcctggccctggccctggctgaCAGCTCAAATAGCTGTGGGATTAGAGCCTTACTGCAATTGATCTTTCCCTGAGATTTTACAATGTGAGGGAAACCCCAGCAGACCTCAGTGCAGACCTGTTCTCCGTGTCCCTCAGTCTGTACCCCAGCCAGAGGGAATCAGGGTTGGGGCATGGAGAGAGAGCAGTTGGAGCTGGGCTGGCTCCAGAGGCCTGTGGTAGATGTCTGCAGTGGCTGCCCAGGCAGGGATTGAGGAGGGTGGGGCAGGCAGGGGTGGTCACAGGACTGGGCCATGCTTCCTCTGGCTCTATTTTTACCCTGGACCTTGCCTGTCTAGCATAGCCAAGCTCTGCTGTTGAGGGTGGTGGGCTGGGGTGTCCACTACAGCCTTCCTTCTGCTGCCCACCCCTAGCAAGGAGTCAGTCTGGTACCCTCGGTCAGCCTGGTAGAGGGGATGGCAGCCCCAGTGGGTGGCCTAAGCCTTCTAGGGGAGGGAGGTCTCACTGACTCTGAGTTTCCTGTCAGCAGCTGGGGGCCCCTTTTGGTCCTTCAACTCTGTTCTCTCCTGAACATGTCATTTTGGCTTCTTTAGGGTATGCTCCCATTGCCTCTGCAAAATTATCCCTTCCATCTGGTGGGTGGCAGAAGGGGAGAGAGGAATGTCTGAGCCTTTTCCTTGGAGCCAGAGTTCCCagggagtgggagaggagacCTGCAGGCGTTGTGCCTGCGACTACTCACTCCTGTTTGATTTGGGGATAGTGGGAGCAAGGGGAATGGGGCTGCTGTGTGTTGGGGGAGATAAAGGGCTGAAAGCATGCGGTCCTTTGAGTTCATGGAGCTGGGAGAGAgtaggagaagagaggagaaaggagtggTCTGTTGAGAGAGAACACTGCCAAGCCAGGGGGCGTCTTTCCCTTGGCCCTGGGACAGTCTGGCCTTCCACAACCCCAGGGGGGACAGCTCAGGTGTCTCGGATCAGATGTCCCCATCCTTCCCCAGGCCTAGGGGGCTGGACAATGGCCCCTGATCGAATGACATCCCAGTTCTTCAATGGGGCCCTTGTGAGTGTCATCTGAACTCCAGACCTGAGAAGCAGTTGTCAGAGACGTGGGGGAGATGGAACCCAAGCCGTGGCTGATGAGGGGATAAGGGGTGCTTGAGGGAGGGATGCTGGTAGCTTGATTACCTGCTCCATGCCAGAGGGGCAGCTGGAGGTCACCTGGAGCCCTAAAGCAGCCTGGGATTTTATGTGGTGGCAGTTCTGAGAGGACTTGGGGGCAGGGCAGATGGGAAAACAAAGAGGTAAGAATGGGGGGAAAGAGGAGTCAAAAGGTCTGGGCCaaaaaggggaggaggagaaaggggaggtCCTGTGGAGGTCGCTTTGGGAAGGGGCACAGCACCCTACATCTCTGCTTCCCCATATCATGGGATCTTCGCCCTGCCACCCCCAGACTCCCCGGGGACCTGAGCTCTTGGCAAGGCGGGGGGGGGGTGAGAGACTAAGGCTGGCAGGAGAGGTGGGGGCAGAAACAGCTGTTGTATCTGCTCTCTTCTTCTTACCCCACAGGAGGCGAGGCAGGGGAGGGCTGGGGCCCTTCTCAacacctgggagacagagggggcCTTGGCAGGGACTTGAGGGCTCCCTGTGGGAGGGCCAGGTGGCCAGGAAGCTCGTGGTGGGTTCCCCACTGGCTTCCTCCTTTGCTGAGCTGCCAGCTCTCTCTCCGACCTTCAGTTCATTTGTCTCTCATCACCACCTTCCAAACCCTGTCTCCCCCAAATCCCAAACTTCCCTCACCCTGACTGACTCCTCCCAGATCCTCAGTGCTCCACAGTGCTATGGTCCCCAGCCTCTTGGAGCCCTTCTGAAGACCCCTCTCCCTGAAGCTGGCAGGCCAGGGACTAGCCCAGTGGGGCAGGGTACTCACGGGTGGCCTGGGCCTGAGGTGGGAGCAGGTTCTGGACAGACGGCCAAGGCTGCAAATGTGGCTGCTGGAGCTGTGTGTGGAGACCTGTCTTCAACAGTCCCTCCCCCGCTGACCCCCCCATCGACTCCACCCCTTCACAGACGAACACCCTGTGGGGCACGGGGCCAGGAGCAGACAGAGGCgccctctgtctcctgggctggaacAGGCGGCCCTTGTCTCTTTCCCAGCCTTGCTTGCCCCGTTCCTTTCTCTCCAGGCAGCAGTAGATGGTGCAAGGGAAAGAGATGGGAAGGAGGTCCTGGGAGGGACGCTGGATGTCTTACCCCAAGCTGGGCCTTGCAGTACCTGTGGCTGGCTGTGCTGGTTGAGCTGGGTAAGTGGGGAATTCTGCTGAGGGGGTCTTAGTCTGTGGCTCCTCTATGGGGCCTCGCTGAGAGGACCCTCAGTGAGAAACTTAGTCTTCGGAGTCTGAGAACCCACAGAGGGATTTCAATCCAGGACTCTTCTCTGGGGGTCTCAACCTGGATCCCCCTCTGTGTGTGGGGCCTCAGCCTGGGGTTCTCTGAGGGATCTTGGTCTGTAGCATCCTTTGTGGGATCTCATTCTAAGgggcctctgtgtgtgtctcagaTTGGGCCTCTCAGTGTTGAGCTCCCTCAATTGGTTGCCTCCCTCTTCCCCCCTCAGCATACACACTCCTGATTAGacgtggggtgtggtggcagcagCCCCCAGTATTGAGAGGACTAGGACCCTGGGACCCCTGCTGAATGAGATCTGTCCAGGCAGCTCCTCTTCCTGACCAAGTGGGGGCGCTCGTGTGGCTGGCAGGGAGCCCGGGTCCAGGCCTGAGGGCTCAGGGCGAGCGGTGTGATTGGGCTGTCTCTGGTCTTCAGAATCGACCACGGAAATTTGACACCTCCGGGCTTGGAAGCagctctctcctccttccccgctGCTTATAAACCTCAGCCCTGAGGCTCCAGCTCACTCTACCCCATCTCCTTGCCGGGTGAGTCTCATGGCCGACCCTGGAGGGAGGCTGGAGATCATTTTTTCTTCCTGGGctcccaggtccctcccccagAGCCAGCTCAGACAGGAATTCAGGAAGCAGCTTTGGATGATCGAGCAACAGTGCGTGCAGGAGTGCGTGACGGGGTGGACAGAAAAGAGAATGCCTCTTCCAGCCCCACACACCGCACCCCAGGGGGCTGTGAGTGCCTGTACTAAACCCGTCCTGGGGCAGGGAGTCAGAGACGCCCCGTTCGAGGACCCTTGTCACTGGGAGACAGGAGCGGGGAGGATCTGTGGGGTCCTGGGTTCAGCACTCTGCCCTGCTGCCCCTGAGGAGAGGTAAGGGTGGAGCGGGGCAGAGAAAATGGGTCTGTTCAGATGGAGCCAGCTCTGACCACAGGGACATTTGCCAGACCCTGTGCTTCTCTGCTGGGAGGAGCGGTTAGAGTGTGTGTGGGCGGATGCGAGTGGCCGGAGACCAGGGCCCAACATAAACAAGCTTTGGAGACAAACAACCTTATGACCTGTGAGGCTGGGTGAGACAAGAAGGGATTCTTGAGACAGACACGCCACAGAGGGGCCACCAGACTCGAAGGACTCCAAGAAGGACCGTCAACTGAAGACCTCCTCTCAAGTAGAGGGGTCTCCAGATCGAGGGATCACCACAGAGGGGTCCCTAAGCCACAGACATTTAAAAAGGACCCCAGATTGTGAGACCTACAGAAGAGGGGGTTTCTGGAGCTGAGTCTCCTGCCCCCACCAAAACTGAGATGCTGTTGCCTGGTCTGATGCCCCAAGCTCAACCCCtgtcctctccctctttccccatAATGCCCCCTCCAGGCTGAGACTGATGTGGTAACACCAAGGCAGGGACCTTCTGAACCATTCCTGCATCTTGGGGCTCCCTGACTCTCCCTCTCTGCTCCTTCTCTGTTCCACAGGTCAGCCCTGACAAAGGTCAGCTAGCCCCTTGAGGACATCAGCTTTGGCCTCAAGGTCCTAATGGCAGCAGAACCACTGACAGAGCTAGAGGAGTCCATCGAGACCGTGGTCACCACCTTCTTCACCTTTGCAAGGAAGGAGGGCCGGAAGGATAGCCTCAGTGTCAACGAGTTCAAAGAGCTGGTTACCCAGCAGTTGCCCCATCTGCTCAAGGTAGGCAGAGATCTGGGACTGAGATTTTGTAAGATGGTGATTGTGGGACACTGTGTTTAGGACATGATGGTGCCGAGTACGATGATGTGACCACAAGAAAGGGTGTGGGTGACTGCATGTGTAAATGGTTgcaggttttcttttgttttttttgagacaaagtctcactctgttgcccaggctggagtgcagtggtgtgatcttggctccctgcaacctccatctccggggttcaagtgattctcctgcctcagcctcctgaggagctgggattacaggggtgcgccaccacgccgagcctatttctgtatttttattagagacagggtttcaccaggttggccaggctgatctcaaactcctgacctcaggtgatccacccgcctcggcctcccagagtgctggggttacaagcgcaagccactgcgcctgacctggTTGTGGGTTTTCttgcctggtgtgtgtgtgtgtgtgtgtgtgtgtgtgtgtgtgtgtgtccatgcatATAATTAGGTAAGCAAAGATACTATGTGCCAGTGGGAGTGTGGGCTTGTGTCAGAAGATGCTGTTGGGTTCTTGTGTATGCTCTGTGCCTTTCTGGTCTAACTTCCCCAAGACAGGGCTGGACCCAGAGCTGGCTTCCAGGAGATTCACAGACCATCACAGCTGGAAGGAGGCCAAGAGAAAACACAGTCCGCATTCCTCACTTCACGTatatggaaactgaggcctagcaG
This window contains:
- the S100A1 gene encoding protein S100-A1 — its product is MGSELETAMETLINVFHAHSGKEGDKYKLSKKELKELLQTELSGFLDAQKDVDAVDKVMKELDENGDGEVDFQEYVVLVAALTVACNNFFWENS
- the S100A13 gene encoding protein S100-A13 isoform X1 — translated: MGKQRGKNGGKEESKGLGQKGEEEKGEVLWRSLWEGAQHPTSLLPHIMGSSPCHPQTPRGPELLARRGGGERLRLAGEVGAETAVVSALFFLPHRRRGRGGLGPFSTPGRQRGPWQGLEGSLWEGQVARKLVVGSPLASSFAELPALSPTFSSFVSHHHLPNPVSPKSQTSLTLTDSSQILSAPQCYGPQPLGALLKTPLPEAGRPGTSPVGQGTHGWPGPEVGAGSGQTAKAANVAAGAVCGDLSSTVPPPLTPPSTPPLHRRTPCGARGQEQTEAPSVSWAGTGGPCLFPSLACPVPFSPGSSRWCKGKRWEGGPGRDAGCLTPSWALQYLWLAVLVELGSPGPGLRAQGERCDWAVSGLQNRPRKFDTSGLGSSSLLLPRCL
- the S100A13 gene encoding protein S100-A13 isoform X2, with amino-acid sequence MAAEPLTELEESIETVVTTFFTFARKEGRKDSLSVNEFKELVTQQLPHLLKDVDSLDEKMKSLDVNQDSELKFNEYWRLIGELAKEIRKKKDLKIRKK